AGCTCCACCGGCGTCCCGCTCACCGAGAACCGGGCCCGCGGCCCCGGGCCCGGCTCGCACAACCGCTCCAGGGCCGCCGCCAGCGAACCGTGCTCCAGATCCGGCGGCGTCAGCGCCCGCACGAACCGGCGCGCCTCCGCCAGGTTGTCCTGCGCGGCCTGCCGCGCCCGGTCGATGTGCCCGGCCGCCGGCGAACCCGCGGGCAGCGCCCGCTCGGCCGCCCGCAGCAGCAGCTGGATCGAGGAGAGCCCCTGCGCGAGCGTGTCGTGGATCTCCCGGGCCAGCCGCTCCCGCTCGGCCAGCGTCCCCGCGTGCCGCTCGGCCGCCGCCAGCTCGGCGCGGGTCGCGATCAGCTCCTCGATGAGGCGCCGCCGCCGCTCGCTCTCCCGGTACAGCGCCTGGTAGCCGAGGACGGTCGCCACGGCCACGGCGGCGCCGAGCAGCGGCCCGATGAAGACCCCCGGGTTCAGCGCGGCGCCGTGCCCGACGTACGAGAGGATCGCCGCGCCCGCCGTCAGCGCCACCGCCGGCAGCGACCAGCGGGTGGGCAGCAGATGCAGCTGGAGGAAGTACAGCGGGAAGGCGAGCCACAGCGCCTCCGGCGTCGCCCACAGCAGCGCCAGCCAGGCGAGCGCCAGGACCGCGAGCCAGCCGGCGGCGGCCCGCTGCGACCGCCGTACGGAGGGCAGCCAGGCCCCG
The Streptomyces roseofulvus genome window above contains:
- a CDS encoding sensor histidine kinase, translated to MDPRSLTPALRALRLCLHLLMGGLLVLAAVRAHSTAGTVLAVLTGAVYAAGAWLPSVRRSQRAAAGWLAVLALAWLALLWATPEALWLAFPLYFLQLHLLPTRWSLPAVALTAGAAILSYVGHGAALNPGVFIGPLLGAAVAVATVLGYQALYRESERRRRLIEELIATRAELAAAERHAGTLAERERLAREIHDTLAQGLSSIQLLLRAAERALPAGSPAAGHIDRARQAAQDNLAEARRFVRALTPPDLEHGSLAAALERLCEPGPGPRARFSVSGTPVELPTPYEVALLRIAQSALGNTVRHAAASRAEITLSFMDASVTLDVVDDGRGFDPASVHPSSDGGFGLPAMRSRAESLGGTFTVESAPGQGTAVAVSLPLPAGAAV